In the Streptobacillus ratti genome, AATATTTAATTTTATATTTTTTTCAATGATTTCTTTTGTTTTCAAATTTATCACACTATCTTTTTCTTTGTTGTATTAAAATTTCAATATAAGAATTTATTAATATATCTTTATCATCTTCAGTTAATTCATTATCTTCATTCATAAACATTACTTCATTAAAATTCATAAATTTTTCAACTTTTTTAATTTCTAATTTATCTAACATTGAAATATCATATTTACCATTTAACATTTTTTCATCTTCTTTTATTGCTTCCCAACCTACTAGATATTCTGGAGTAGTATTTAAAGCTTTAGCTAATAATTTCAATTTATCTATTGGTAAATCTCTTTCTCCATTTTCTATTCTAGCAATAGAACCTTTAGTTTTATAATCAATTTTTTGTGCTAATTCTTCTTGAGTTAATCCCAAATTAATTCTTGTTTTTTTTAACTCTATTACCTAAATTTTTTAAATGAGTTGTCATATTGAAAACCACCTTTAATATCTATTTTATTATATTATGCAATATTTCTTAGAAAAATACAAAAGAAATATTGACAAAACAACAACTTAAAACCTAAATTTAAAATATTAAAATTAATATAAAATAAGAATGTTATATATTTTTTATTAATATATAAAAGTAATGTAATAATATCTATTTTATATTTTACTTTAATATAAATAAAGGTATAATATATTAAAGATTAATAATAAAAAATAATAAAAAAGGAGAATGATTAAAATGGGACAAATATTTTAAATTTGAAAAATAAATGAGAGGAAATGAATGAATGTTTAAAAATTTAAAAAATATTGAAAATAAAAATTTAGTTTTATTATTACTTTTAATAATAATTGGAGCTATTTCTGAGCCATTAATAGCATATTCATATGTT is a window encoding:
- a CDS encoding helix-turn-helix domain-containing protein, whose protein sequence is MELKKTRINLGLTQEELAQKIDYKTKGSIARIENGERDLPIDKLKLLAKALNTTPEYLVGWEAIKEDEKMLNGKYDISMLDKLEIKKVEKFMNFNEVMFMNEDNELTEDDKDILINSYIEILIQQRKR